The following are encoded in a window of Sinomonas cyclohexanicum genomic DNA:
- a CDS encoding L,D-transpeptidase: protein MSEQESGQESVSGKKSPDRKKLGKGGKIAILVAILAVLGIGGTFAAMGPLQASPISSEAASPLRSQPGTAFPVVKPATVTAVPATGAKEVNPAAPVTVTVANGTIDNVSLRSASGQDVEGTLGAARSEWTSGGQLAFNTSYTLSYTALDAAGRTTSSTSTFTTVSTKNEADAAMYPLDGMSVGVAQPIQLTFSEPVTNKKAVEKAITITSSSGQPGAFHWFSDTMVRYRPEAFWAANSTITVKMDLFGVDLGNGQIGNFTKTNTVHIGDKRTAVADAKAHTFTAYINDKPVQTWPATLGDERFPSARGYLVLMEKQRRAHFVAASIGLKPGDPANYGELDVEYATRLTPSGEFIHQATDNALPYLGQVNLSHGCIGLGPDGAAWVFNNMTSGDVVQIINTDGDYANFDDGFGDWNIPWAQYANG, encoded by the coding sequence GTGTCGGAGCAGGAATCCGGGCAGGAATCGGTGTCGGGGAAGAAGTCCCCTGACCGCAAGAAGCTGGGCAAAGGCGGCAAGATCGCCATCCTGGTCGCGATCCTTGCTGTCCTTGGCATCGGCGGCACGTTTGCCGCGATGGGGCCGCTGCAGGCCTCGCCGATCAGCTCGGAGGCGGCCTCGCCCCTGCGCAGCCAGCCCGGCACCGCGTTCCCGGTCGTCAAGCCCGCCACGGTCACGGCGGTCCCTGCCACAGGGGCTAAGGAGGTCAATCCGGCGGCCCCGGTCACCGTGACGGTGGCCAACGGCACGATCGACAACGTGAGCCTGCGCTCGGCATCCGGCCAGGATGTCGAGGGCACGCTCGGCGCCGCGCGCAGCGAGTGGACCTCGGGCGGGCAGCTCGCCTTCAACACGTCCTACACCCTCAGCTACACGGCGCTCGACGCCGCCGGCCGCACCACGAGCAGTACGTCGACCTTCACGACCGTCTCGACCAAGAACGAGGCGGACGCGGCGATGTACCCGCTCGACGGCATGAGCGTCGGCGTGGCCCAGCCCATCCAGCTCACGTTCAGCGAGCCCGTGACGAACAAGAAGGCCGTCGAGAAGGCGATCACGATCACCTCGTCCTCGGGCCAGCCCGGAGCCTTCCACTGGTTCAGCGACACGATGGTGCGCTACCGGCCTGAGGCCTTCTGGGCCGCGAACAGCACGATCACCGTCAAGATGGACCTCTTCGGCGTGGATCTGGGCAACGGCCAGATCGGGAACTTCACGAAGACCAACACCGTGCACATCGGCGACAAGCGCACTGCTGTGGCCGATGCGAAGGCCCACACCTTCACCGCCTACATCAACGACAAGCCGGTGCAGACGTGGCCGGCCACCCTGGGCGACGAGCGCTTCCCGTCGGCCCGCGGCTACCTCGTGCTCATGGAGAAGCAGCGGCGCGCCCACTTCGTCGCAGCGTCGATCGGCCTCAAGCCAGGCGACCCTGCCAACTACGGCGAGCTCGACGTCGAGTACGCCACGCGCCTCACGCCGAGCGGCGAGTTCATCCACCAGGCCACGGACAACGCCCTGCCGTACCTGGGGCAGGTGAACCTCTCCCACGGCTGCATCGGCCTCGGTCCGGACGGCGCGGCATGGGTCTTCAACAACATGACCAGCGGCGACGTCGTCCAGATCATCAACACGGACGGCGACTACGCCAACTTCGACGACGGATTCGGCGACTGGAACATCCCGTGGGCCCAGTACGCCAATGGATAA
- a CDS encoding TIGR01906 family membrane protein: MTDKKPGSEPGADFDESQDSDEPAFEWMNKADGPAAAPAPGPEEPHKDPVPTGALNVRPPQDEVERRRAERDAVARSKPVGPRIVQVLMAILLPFLLLIAAVRLVASPVFLWIEYYRPGFPGDGYGFTTDDRLTYGSYAVDYLANLAGPRYLGDLVFPSGDHLFTAGEVSHMADVKGVVLAAYGAGLILLVFFVFAFFGLRKTKGAFARGLFAGAFVTIGIIAALAILAALGWQQFFTDFHEIFFANGTWTFRLEDTLIRLFPSQFWIDSALVIGVLVALVASLLVIFCWPTQRRRARRLAAGEGRAPQTEGTEAGAPSVNPARKDAAQSE; this comes from the coding sequence TTGACCGACAAGAAACCCGGATCGGAGCCCGGGGCCGATTTCGACGAGTCCCAGGACAGCGACGAACCGGCCTTCGAGTGGATGAACAAGGCAGATGGCCCCGCCGCCGCGCCGGCTCCCGGACCGGAGGAGCCCCACAAGGACCCCGTCCCGACGGGCGCCCTCAACGTGCGCCCACCCCAGGACGAGGTCGAGCGGCGTCGGGCGGAGCGTGACGCCGTGGCGCGGTCCAAGCCGGTGGGGCCGCGCATCGTCCAGGTGCTCATGGCGATCCTGCTGCCGTTCCTGCTGCTCATCGCGGCCGTCCGACTGGTCGCGAGCCCCGTGTTCCTGTGGATCGAGTACTACCGGCCGGGTTTCCCCGGAGACGGCTACGGGTTCACGACCGACGACCGCCTCACGTACGGCTCGTACGCCGTGGACTACCTCGCGAACCTCGCCGGTCCGCGGTACCTCGGCGACCTTGTCTTCCCCTCGGGCGACCACCTCTTCACCGCCGGGGAGGTCAGCCACATGGCGGACGTCAAGGGAGTGGTCCTCGCCGCCTACGGCGCCGGGCTCATCCTGCTGGTCTTCTTCGTGTTCGCGTTCTTCGGCCTGCGCAAGACCAAGGGCGCGTTCGCGAGGGGCCTGTTTGCGGGCGCCTTCGTCACGATCGGCATCATCGCGGCCCTCGCGATCCTCGCGGCCCTCGGCTGGCAGCAGTTCTTCACGGACTTCCACGAGATCTTCTTCGCGAACGGGACGTGGACGTTCCGCCTCGAGGACACGCTCATCCGGCTCTTCCCGAGCCAGTTCTGGATCGATTCGGCCCTCGTGATCGGGGTGCTCGTGGCTCTTGTGGCGAGCCTCCTCGTGATCTTCTGCTGGCCGACGCAGCGCCGGCGGGCCCGGCGGCTGGCCGCCGGCGAGGGACGTGCACCCCAGACAGAGGGGACCGAGGCGGGCGCGCCGTCGGTGAACCCCGCCCGGAAGGACGCGGCTCAGTCCGAGTAG
- a CDS encoding AMP-dependent synthetase/ligase — MSGEPESGPTPGPTQRPAPAEAAAELLTALPPSSNVTDLLESRAAATPDAELFSVRTDTGWDHVSADQFRREVKALAKGLIASGLDAGDRVAIVSASSYSWALTDFAVWYAGGVPVPIYETSSPSQIAYILADSGARRVFVENSHLALAVQDVIGSTPELATTWLPVTVMTQDGTGSTLLSLSGPGLGVSDQELERHRSAARLDSLATLVYTSGTTGRPKGCEITHANLALLAVNLQAHLPEVVGPGARTLMFLPLAHVLARAVQVTCVAAGVTVGHSRQSTLLADLATFRPTFLLAVPRVFEKVYASAQERAEGVRRSLFERAAATARDYSRALDDEAAGRGEGPGRRLRLRHAVFERLVYGRLRAAFGGQVSTIVSGGSALSPTLAHFFRGAGLTVLEGYGLTETTAPCTVNTPAATRIGTVGRPVPGTSVRIAANGEVLVKGIGVIRGYTASSAAANEAFRPDGYFATGDLGSLDADGFLTLTGRLKDILVTAGGKNVVPGPLEEALQESELIAHAVVVGEGRPFVGALVALDGDQLSSWARRRGRVLSIADAASDPDVLAELQRAVDAANASVSRAESIRRIVVLPRELTLEDGDLTPSLKLRRQRLIDSVPEALEELYSD, encoded by the coding sequence ATGAGCGGCGAACCGGAGTCTGGACCCACCCCCGGACCCACCCAGCGTCCGGCGCCAGCGGAGGCTGCCGCCGAACTCCTCACCGCGCTCCCCCCGAGCTCCAACGTCACCGACCTCCTCGAATCGCGGGCCGCTGCCACTCCTGACGCCGAGCTCTTCTCGGTGCGAACCGATACCGGATGGGATCACGTCAGCGCCGACCAGTTCCGCCGCGAGGTGAAGGCACTTGCCAAGGGGCTCATCGCGAGCGGCCTCGACGCCGGCGACCGCGTCGCGATCGTCTCCGCCTCGAGCTACTCCTGGGCGCTGACCGATTTCGCCGTCTGGTACGCCGGCGGCGTTCCGGTGCCCATCTATGAGACCTCCTCGCCGTCGCAGATCGCCTACATCCTCGCGGACTCCGGCGCGCGCCGCGTCTTCGTCGAGAACAGCCACCTCGCCCTCGCCGTCCAGGACGTCATCGGCTCCACCCCCGAGCTGGCCACCACGTGGCTCCCCGTGACCGTCATGACCCAGGACGGCACCGGCTCCACACTCCTCTCGCTGTCCGGACCGGGCCTCGGAGTCTCCGACCAGGAACTCGAACGGCACCGTTCCGCGGCCCGCCTCGATTCCCTTGCGACCCTCGTGTACACGTCGGGGACGACGGGGCGTCCCAAGGGCTGCGAGATCACCCATGCCAACCTCGCGCTGCTCGCGGTGAACCTCCAGGCCCACCTTCCCGAGGTCGTCGGGCCCGGCGCACGCACCCTCATGTTCCTCCCGCTCGCCCACGTCCTGGCCCGTGCCGTCCAGGTCACGTGCGTGGCAGCGGGAGTGACGGTGGGGCACTCCCGCCAGTCGACCCTCCTGGCCGACCTCGCGACGTTCCGCCCGACCTTCCTGCTGGCCGTGCCGCGGGTGTTTGAGAAGGTCTACGCGTCAGCCCAAGAGCGCGCCGAGGGCGTGCGGCGCTCCCTGTTCGAGCGCGCCGCCGCCACCGCGCGCGACTACTCGAGGGCGCTCGACGACGAGGCCGCCGGCCGCGGCGAGGGTCCGGGCCGCAGGCTGCGCCTGCGGCACGCCGTGTTCGAGAGGCTCGTGTACGGTCGGCTCCGGGCGGCGTTCGGCGGCCAGGTGTCCACCATCGTCTCGGGCGGGAGCGCCCTGAGCCCCACCCTCGCGCACTTCTTCCGCGGAGCCGGGCTCACGGTCCTCGAGGGCTACGGGCTCACCGAGACCACCGCCCCATGCACCGTCAACACCCCCGCCGCGACGCGGATCGGCACGGTGGGACGGCCCGTGCCCGGCACGTCGGTCCGCATCGCGGCGAACGGGGAGGTCCTCGTCAAGGGCATCGGCGTGATCCGCGGGTACACGGCCTCGAGCGCTGCCGCGAACGAGGCGTTCCGCCCCGACGGCTACTTCGCCACCGGCGACCTCGGATCGCTCGACGCCGACGGCTTCCTCACCCTCACCGGCCGCCTCAAGGACATCCTCGTGACGGCCGGCGGGAAGAACGTGGTGCCCGGTCCGCTCGAGGAGGCCCTGCAGGAATCCGAACTCATCGCCCACGCCGTGGTTGTGGGCGAGGGCCGGCCCTTCGTGGGTGCGCTCGTAGCGCTCGACGGCGACCAGCTGAGCTCGTGGGCACGGCGCCGCGGCCGCGTGCTGAGCATCGCGGACGCCGCGTCCGATCCCGACGTGCTCGCCGAGCTCCAACGGGCGGTGGACGCGGCCAACGCCAGCGTCTCCCGCGCCGAGTCCATCCGGCGCATCGTGGTGCTCCCCCGGGAGCTCACGCTCGAGGACGGAGACCTCACCCCGTCGCTCAAGCTGCGGCGGCAGCGCCTGATCGATTCCGTCCCCGAAGCCCTCGAGGAGCTCTACTCGGACTGA
- a CDS encoding dolichyl-phosphate-mannose--protein mannosyltransferase, whose protein sequence is MATPTQTRAHVRSWNSARPRLLDPASAAKDPAQSLRERLLGQSTRWRDADRRDRLLAWLIPVAVGLIAGVLRFWQLDRPHALIFDETYYVKDAYSFLVSGVERAWSENANDLFVNGDMSGLLASPEYVVHPPVGKWMIAFGMALFGPGSSFGWRFSAALVGTLSVMMTAWAARRLFRSHTLAAAAGVLLAIDGHHLVLSRTGILDIFLSFWILAAFCALLLDRDDARRRLAARLGKLAGPDGRIRPTALVTGPWLGVRWWRIAAGVCLGLAVGVKWSALAFIAVFGIMSVLWDAGARREAGVRSWFAAAVLRDAPLAAASILVTAGAVYLASWTGWFLSDNGLYRHWAEANPDPAWNWVPASLRSLAHYHQEAYAFHNGLSTPHPYASSPWSWLLQGRPVSFYYTEPAGVCGVQHCSSAVLSVGNPLIWWAGTFALAVLVLLWAGRRDWRAGAILAGVAAGYLPWFMYPDRTMFAFYAVSFEPFLVLALAMVLGLLLGRPTDSPGRRQTGFLAVGVFVLAALVISAYLMPIWTAEPIPYIEWRLRLWMPSWT, encoded by the coding sequence ATGGCCACCCCGACCCAGACCCGTGCGCACGTGCGCAGCTGGAACTCAGCGCGCCCCCGGCTCCTCGACCCGGCCAGCGCTGCCAAGGACCCTGCGCAGTCGCTGCGCGAGCGGCTCCTCGGCCAGAGCACCCGGTGGCGGGACGCGGACCGCCGGGACCGGCTGCTCGCGTGGCTCATCCCGGTCGCGGTGGGGCTCATCGCCGGCGTCCTGCGCTTCTGGCAGCTCGACCGGCCGCACGCGCTCATCTTCGACGAGACCTACTACGTCAAGGACGCCTACTCGTTCCTCGTCTCGGGGGTAGAGCGGGCCTGGAGCGAGAACGCGAACGACCTCTTCGTCAACGGCGACATGTCCGGGCTCCTCGCGTCGCCCGAGTACGTGGTCCACCCGCCCGTCGGCAAGTGGATGATCGCGTTCGGCATGGCCCTGTTCGGCCCCGGGAGCTCCTTCGGGTGGCGGTTCTCGGCGGCGCTGGTCGGCACCCTCTCGGTGATGATGACGGCGTGGGCCGCCCGCCGGCTGTTCCGCTCGCACACGCTCGCGGCGGCCGCCGGAGTGCTCCTCGCGATCGACGGCCACCACCTGGTCCTCTCGCGCACCGGGATCCTGGACATCTTCCTCTCCTTCTGGATCCTCGCGGCCTTCTGCGCCCTCCTCTTGGACCGCGACGACGCCCGGCGCCGCCTCGCCGCCCGACTCGGGAAGCTCGCCGGTCCGGACGGGAGGATACGCCCGACGGCGCTCGTGACGGGCCCGTGGCTCGGCGTGCGGTGGTGGCGGATCGCCGCTGGCGTGTGCCTGGGCCTCGCGGTCGGTGTCAAGTGGTCCGCGCTCGCGTTCATCGCGGTGTTCGGGATCATGAGCGTCCTGTGGGATGCGGGGGCGAGACGCGAGGCGGGGGTGCGCTCATGGTTCGCCGCCGCCGTCCTGCGTGACGCCCCGCTCGCTGCGGCGAGCATCCTCGTGACCGCCGGCGCGGTGTACTTGGCCTCCTGGACGGGCTGGTTCCTGTCCGACAACGGCTTGTACCGCCATTGGGCGGAGGCGAACCCGGATCCCGCCTGGAACTGGGTTCCCGCGTCGCTGCGATCCCTCGCGCACTACCATCAGGAGGCTTACGCCTTCCACAACGGGCTGTCCACCCCCCACCCGTACGCCTCGAGCCCCTGGAGCTGGCTCCTGCAGGGCCGGCCCGTCTCGTTCTACTACACCGAGCCGGCCGGCGTGTGCGGGGTGCAGCACTGCTCCTCGGCGGTGCTGTCTGTGGGCAACCCGCTCATCTGGTGGGCGGGGACCTTTGCCCTCGCCGTGCTCGTGCTCCTGTGGGCCGGCCGCCGCGACTGGCGCGCGGGCGCGATCCTTGCGGGCGTCGCCGCCGGCTACCTTCCGTGGTTCATGTACCCGGACCGCACGATGTTCGCGTTCTACGCGGTCTCGTTCGAGCCATTCCTCGTGCTGGCCCTCGCGATGGTCCTGGGGCTCCTCCTCGGGCGGCCCACGGACTCTCCCGGCCGTCGCCAGACCGGGTTCCTCGCTGTGGGCGTCTTCGTGCTCGCCGCCCTTGTGATCTCCGCGTACCTCATGCCGATCTGGACGGCGGAGCCGATCCCTTACATCGAGTGGCGCCTGCGCCTGTGGATGCCGAGCTGGACATAG
- the rsmI gene encoding 16S rRNA (cytidine(1402)-2'-O)-methyltransferase, producing MAAHDGGTRLAPSAAGGAVVLAATPIGNLGDASRRLIELLGEADIIAAEDTRRLSRLVHGLGVQPRGRVLSYHEHNESAKTPELLEAVAGGATVLLVTDAGMPAVSDPGFRLVEAAVAQGLTVTAVPGPSAVLTALALSGLPTDRFCFEGFLPRKAGERASRLAELRAERRTMVFFEAPHRLAVMLRALAEAFGDGRRLAVCRELTKTYEEVLRGGAAELAAWAEGNQVRGEIAIVAEGAPESAPARPEDLVAEVQSLVASGARLKDAVAVVAEGSGASKRELYAAVVAAR from the coding sequence GTGGCCGCGCACGACGGCGGCACGCGCCTCGCGCCGTCGGCCGCGGGCGGGGCGGTGGTCCTCGCGGCGACGCCGATCGGCAACCTCGGCGACGCGAGCCGTCGCCTCATCGAGCTCCTTGGCGAGGCGGACATCATCGCGGCCGAGGACACGCGGCGACTGTCGCGCCTCGTGCACGGACTGGGCGTGCAGCCGCGCGGGCGGGTGCTCAGCTACCACGAGCACAACGAGTCCGCGAAGACGCCGGAGCTGCTCGAAGCGGTGGCGGGAGGGGCGACCGTCCTCCTCGTCACCGACGCCGGGATGCCCGCCGTGTCGGACCCGGGATTCCGGCTCGTGGAGGCCGCAGTAGCACAGGGCCTGACCGTGACGGCGGTGCCCGGCCCCTCGGCGGTGCTCACGGCGCTCGCGCTTTCCGGACTCCCCACCGACCGGTTCTGCTTCGAGGGCTTCCTGCCCCGCAAGGCGGGGGAACGGGCCTCGCGGCTCGCGGAACTGCGCGCGGAGCGGCGCACCATGGTCTTCTTCGAGGCCCCCCACCGGTTGGCCGTCATGCTGCGTGCCCTGGCCGAGGCGTTCGGGGACGGCCGGCGCCTGGCGGTGTGCCGCGAGCTCACCAAGACCTACGAGGAGGTCCTGCGCGGGGGCGCCGCCGAGCTCGCCGCGTGGGCAGAGGGAAACCAGGTGCGCGGTGAGATCGCGATCGTCGCCGAGGGCGCGCCCGAGTCTGCTCCGGCACGTCCCGAGGACCTCGTGGCCGAGGTCCAGTCCCTCGTGGCATCGGGGGCTCGCCTGAAGGACGCGGTCGCGGTGGTCGCGGAGGGCTCAGGAGCGAGCAAGCGGGAGCTGTACGCCGCCGTCGTCGCCGCGCGCTAG
- a CDS encoding NAD-dependent succinate-semialdehyde dehydrogenase, translating to MSETTAVTPEREQELLAKVPTGLLINGEWREATGGKKFAVEDPATGKTLLEIADGTSEDAVAALDAADAAQAAWARTAPRERGEILRRAFDLVTERAEDFALLMTLEMGKPLSESRGEVTYGAEFLRWFSEEAVRDYGRYLTTPEGKNKILVQRKPVGPALLITPWNFPLAMATRKVGPALAAGCTAIIKPAKFTPLTTQLFASVLVEAGVPAGVVNVVSSSSASSISGPLMKDSRLRKVSFTGSTPVGQRLLADAAQNVLRTSMELGGNAPFIVFEDADLDKAVEGAMAAKMRNMGEACTAANRFLVQESVAEEFTSKFAAAMAALKPGRGTDAGSNVGPLIDGGARKDVHALVTEAVSSGATVATGGGLVDGDGYFYQPTVLANVPNDAEILRNEIFGPVAPVTTFATEEDAIRLANASEYGLASYLYTKDYARMFRVAEQIEFGMVGFNAGVISNAAAPFGGVKQSGLGREGGAEGIEEYTTVQYIGIADPYAQ from the coding sequence GTGTCTGAGACCACCGCTGTCACCCCCGAGCGCGAGCAGGAACTGCTTGCTAAAGTCCCCACCGGCCTGCTGATCAACGGCGAATGGCGCGAGGCCACGGGCGGGAAGAAGTTCGCGGTCGAGGACCCCGCGACCGGCAAGACGCTGCTCGAGATCGCGGACGGCACGAGCGAGGACGCCGTCGCCGCGCTTGACGCCGCCGACGCCGCCCAGGCCGCGTGGGCCCGTACCGCTCCCCGCGAGCGTGGCGAGATCCTCCGCCGCGCCTTCGACCTCGTGACCGAGCGCGCCGAGGACTTCGCCCTGCTCATGACCCTCGAGATGGGCAAGCCGCTGTCCGAGTCCCGCGGCGAGGTCACGTACGGCGCCGAGTTCCTCCGCTGGTTCTCGGAAGAGGCCGTGCGGGACTACGGCCGCTACCTGACCACTCCCGAGGGCAAGAACAAGATCCTCGTCCAGCGCAAGCCCGTCGGCCCGGCGCTGCTCATCACGCCGTGGAACTTCCCGCTCGCGATGGCGACCCGCAAGGTCGGCCCCGCGCTCGCGGCAGGCTGCACGGCCATCATCAAGCCGGCGAAGTTCACGCCGCTCACCACACAGCTGTTCGCCTCCGTCCTCGTCGAGGCCGGTGTTCCGGCCGGCGTCGTCAACGTTGTCTCGTCGTCGTCGGCGTCGAGCATCTCCGGGCCCCTCATGAAGGATTCGCGCCTGCGGAAGGTCTCATTCACGGGGTCGACGCCGGTGGGCCAGCGCCTGCTCGCCGACGCCGCGCAGAACGTGCTGCGCACCTCGATGGAGCTGGGCGGCAACGCCCCGTTCATCGTGTTCGAGGACGCGGACCTGGACAAGGCCGTCGAGGGGGCCATGGCCGCCAAGATGCGCAACATGGGCGAGGCCTGCACGGCGGCGAACCGATTCCTCGTCCAGGAGTCGGTGGCCGAGGAGTTCACCTCGAAGTTCGCCGCCGCGATGGCCGCGCTCAAGCCGGGCCGTGGCACCGACGCCGGCTCGAACGTGGGCCCGCTCATCGACGGGGGTGCCCGCAAGGACGTCCACGCGCTCGTGACGGAGGCTGTCTCCTCGGGCGCGACGGTCGCCACGGGTGGCGGCCTGGTCGATGGCGACGGCTACTTCTACCAGCCGACCGTCCTTGCGAACGTCCCGAACGACGCCGAGATCCTCCGCAACGAGATCTTCGGCCCCGTGGCCCCGGTGACGACGTTCGCCACCGAGGAGGACGCCATCCGCCTCGCGAACGCGAGCGAGTACGGCCTCGCCTCGTACCTGTACACCAAGGACTACGCGCGCATGTTCCGCGTTGCCGAGCAGATCGAGTTCGGCATGGTCGGGTTCAACGCGGGCGTTATCTCCAACGCGGCGGCCCCGTTCGGCGGCGTCAAGCAGTCGGGCCTGGGCCGCGAGGGCGGCGCCGAGGGCATCGAGGAGTACACGACGGTGCAGTACATCGGCATCGCGGACCCCTACGCCCAGTAG